A region of Burkholderia gladioli DNA encodes the following proteins:
- a CDS encoding carboxymuconolactone decarboxylase family protein encodes MLNWTETIAAVTRRVHELARYTPDTVKGIAMLGGAGAKTGHLDPKTRELIALAVAVTTRCDGCIAFHAAEAKKLGVTTEEVAEALGVAINLNAGAAVVYSTHVLDAMDHLARQ; translated from the coding sequence ATGCTGAACTGGACTGAAACAATCGCAGCCGTCACCCGCCGCGTGCATGAGCTGGCCCGCTATACCCCGGACACGGTCAAAGGAATCGCCATGCTTGGCGGCGCCGGGGCCAAGACCGGTCACCTTGACCCAAAGACGCGGGAGCTGATTGCACTGGCGGTTGCGGTCACCACGCGCTGTGACGGCTGTATCGCATTCCATGCAGCTGAAGCTAAAAAGCTGGGTGTCACGACCGAAGAAGTTGCAGAAGCGCTCGGTGTTGCCATCAATCTCAACGCTGGCGCTGCGGTGGTCTATAGCACGCATGTTCTCGACGCTATGGACCACCTCGCTCGTCAGTAA
- a CDS encoding NADPH-dependent F420 reductase: MAFSIIGSGSVGTAIARQFARSGVPIGIANTRGPESIISLAGELGGTVVPLMLHAALEADVIILAVPFRAHRDVAKAAASWQGKVVIDATNAYGVPLAELDNLPSSVIVAKAFPGASLVKAFNHLPAKVLAEDPVTAGVRRVIFLSSDDEAASATVAALVGRLGYAAVNLGKIAEGGQLVQARDRSWAPLIFQDLFKKEQ, translated from the coding sequence ATGGCCTTTTCCATCATCGGCAGCGGCAGCGTCGGCACCGCCATTGCCCGTCAATTTGCCCGCAGCGGCGTCCCGATCGGCATCGCGAATACGCGCGGGCCGGAGTCCATCATTTCTTTGGCCGGCGAGTTGGGCGGCACGGTAGTTCCCCTCATGCTACATGCGGCACTCGAGGCCGACGTGATCATCCTGGCGGTCCCGTTCCGGGCGCACCGCGACGTCGCCAAAGCTGCGGCGAGCTGGCAGGGCAAAGTCGTTATCGACGCCACCAACGCCTACGGAGTGCCGCTGGCCGAACTGGACAACCTGCCTTCTTCGGTGATCGTGGCGAAAGCATTTCCGGGCGCATCGCTCGTCAAGGCGTTCAATCATTTGCCAGCCAAAGTACTGGCCGAGGATCCCGTGACTGCCGGTGTTCGTCGAGTGATCTTTCTGTCTAGCGACGACGAGGCTGCAAGCGCAACGGTCGCCGCCCTCGTCGGGCGGCTAGGCTACGCGGCGGTCAATCTCGGCAAGATCGCCGAAGGCGGTCAACTCGTGCAGGCCCGGGACAGAAGTTGGGCGCCGCTAATTTTCCAGGACCTCTTCAAGAAGGAGCAATAA
- a CDS encoding alkene reductase, whose amino-acid sequence MSKLFTPYDLSGTPLANRVVMAPMTRTRTPDNIPTDLTALYYAQRASAGLIITEGLPVSEEGRGYLYTPGLYTDEQTEGWRKVTDAVHEKGGKIFAQLWHVGRLSHVSIQPGNAAPVSAGEVPATTTMVYAWAEPGKEGPVLPSTPRALTTVEVQRVVQDFVASARRAMEAGFDGVEVMAANAFLFDQFLSSALNTRTDQYGGSIANRQRFLLETLDALADAIGAEKVGVRVSPFGRIYDMQPFEGEADAWASMASALNERNLAFVHLNYQTTISAAGTPDGFGAAFRKAYQGTLIGAGGFTQNLAEAELAKGELDLIAFGTAYISNPDLVERMKNGWPLTDPDRSTFYGVVGAKGYTDYPAFEQEVA is encoded by the coding sequence ATGAGTAAATTGTTTACGCCCTACGATCTCTCCGGTACACCGCTAGCCAACCGTGTTGTCATGGCACCGATGACGCGAACGCGCACGCCCGATAACATCCCTACGGACCTGACGGCGCTCTACTACGCGCAGCGCGCTTCAGCCGGGCTGATCATCACCGAAGGTCTGCCGGTCTCCGAGGAGGGCCGCGGCTATCTGTATACGCCAGGCCTGTACACCGACGAGCAGACGGAAGGATGGCGCAAGGTGACCGACGCCGTGCATGAAAAGGGTGGCAAGATCTTCGCCCAGCTCTGGCATGTTGGTCGCCTGTCCCACGTTTCCATCCAGCCGGGCAATGCCGCACCGGTGTCGGCAGGCGAGGTACCAGCGACCACGACCATGGTCTACGCATGGGCCGAACCGGGCAAGGAAGGCCCTGTTCTGCCAAGCACGCCGCGTGCGTTGACCACGGTCGAAGTGCAGCGCGTCGTTCAGGACTTCGTTGCATCCGCGCGTCGTGCGATGGAGGCGGGCTTTGACGGCGTCGAAGTGATGGCGGCCAATGCCTTCCTGTTCGATCAGTTTCTCAGCAGTGCACTGAACACCCGCACCGACCAGTATGGCGGTTCCATCGCCAATCGCCAGCGCTTTTTGCTGGAGACGCTCGACGCCCTGGCCGACGCAATTGGCGCAGAAAAAGTGGGGGTGCGGGTCTCGCCGTTCGGCCGCATCTACGATATGCAACCCTTCGAAGGTGAGGCCGATGCGTGGGCGAGCATGGCGTCGGCCCTGAACGAAAGGAACTTGGCTTTCGTGCATCTGAACTATCAGACGACCATTTCAGCTGCAGGCACACCGGATGGCTTTGGTGCCGCCTTCCGCAAGGCCTACCAAGGCACGCTGATCGGCGCCGGTGGCTTCACTCAGAACCTGGCCGAAGCCGAACTGGCGAAGGGAGAACTGGACCTGATCGCGTTCGGCACGGCCTATATCTCCAACCCCGACCTGGTGGAACGGATGAAAAACGGCTGGCCGCTCACAGACCCCGACCGTTCGACCTTTTATGGCGTTGTTGGCGCAAAGGGCTACACCGACTATCCGGCTTTCGAGCAGGAAGTCGCGTAG
- a CDS encoding DsbA family oxidoreductase encodes MKRVNVEVWSDFVCPWCWIAKRRLEKAAMGVADRIEVVVTPRSYRLAKGMAPAGFTDALYAKFGNPVAAGRMMDAVASAGAGEGLTYRFETMRFGDTTDAHLLVKSIRTPEDRQRMIERIFRGATTDGVDIFDRTALLDLAKGSGFPGASFSFEDREIASEIARDEMEANRIANGVPLFVFNKSFHLSGAREVGVFEKALLDAAGNVPDETDDTQAVICSIDGCTG; translated from the coding sequence ATGAAGCGGGTCAATGTAGAAGTGTGGTCGGACTTTGTCTGCCCGTGGTGCTGGATCGCCAAACGGCGCCTGGAAAAAGCGGCGATGGGCGTGGCGGACCGGATCGAGGTTGTCGTCACACCGAGGTCCTATCGTCTCGCCAAAGGCATGGCTCCGGCCGGCTTTACAGACGCGCTTTATGCGAAGTTCGGCAATCCGGTGGCGGCCGGGAGGATGATGGACGCGGTGGCCTCGGCCGGTGCCGGAGAGGGCCTCACCTACCGATTCGAGACCATGCGCTTTGGCGACACGACGGATGCGCACTTACTGGTCAAAAGCATCAGAACACCAGAGGACAGGCAACGGATGATCGAACGGATCTTCCGGGGCGCCACTACCGATGGAGTCGACATCTTTGACCGAACCGCGCTTCTCGATCTTGCAAAAGGCAGTGGCTTCCCCGGCGCATCGTTCAGCTTCGAGGATCGTGAAATCGCGTCGGAGATCGCGCGAGATGAAATGGAGGCGAACCGGATCGCCAACGGTGTGCCCCTGTTTGTCTTCAACAAGAGTTTTCATCTTTCGGGCGCCCGTGAAGTAGGCGTGTTCGAGAAGGCGCTGCTCGACGCGGCCGGTAACGTACCGGACGAGACAGACGACACGCAGGCCGTGATCTGCAGCATTGATGGTTGCACAGGTTAG